A portion of the Achromobacter sp. MFA1 R4 genome contains these proteins:
- a CDS encoding efflux transporter outer membrane subunit — protein sequence MDTLHLSPRLRRGAIVLLAALAAAGCAVGPDYRPPHPAPVVLASPEQALFPTDQLQRDWWKQLQDPQLDRLIDLALARNHDIRIAQARLAESRAALDEKELDKLPVVTLGGGYERSLSQANPGAAGERNLAESYRAGFDAAWELDLFGRLRRAAEGAAARSEAQAADLAQARIVVAAEVARNYFELRGAEQRLAVARANLVSQQDSLRVTQALVSAGRGDEGDLASARAELETVQASVPVQETARRLARYRIAVLVGLRPVELGALEAAGPLAPLTARLPIGDVGTLLSRRPDVLAAERNLAAANADVGVATADLYPRIDLGGFLGFVALRGADFGSAASRGFSVAASANWPAFHLPTAFARKRGAEARLDGEAARYEQTVLRAVQEVESALAEFGQTQQRLGSLAQAAAHSGRAAELARLRYREGSAPYLTVLDAQRTLLRAQDAVAVAETESYTRLVALVKALGGGWQAPQPASAVSAPSPASGTGAGPG from the coding sequence ATGGACACGCTTCATCTCTCCCCCCGGCTGCGCCGCGGCGCCATCGTGCTGCTGGCGGCCCTGGCCGCCGCCGGCTGCGCGGTCGGCCCCGATTACCGGCCGCCGCACCCGGCGCCCGTCGTTCTGGCCAGTCCGGAGCAGGCGCTGTTTCCCACCGACCAGCTCCAGCGCGACTGGTGGAAGCAATTGCAGGATCCGCAACTCGACCGCCTGATCGACCTGGCGCTGGCGCGCAACCACGACATCCGCATCGCGCAGGCGCGCCTTGCCGAATCGCGCGCGGCCCTGGACGAAAAGGAACTGGACAAGCTGCCCGTCGTGACGCTGGGCGGCGGCTACGAACGCAGCCTGTCGCAGGCCAACCCTGGCGCGGCCGGCGAGCGCAATCTGGCCGAGAGCTACCGCGCGGGCTTCGATGCTGCCTGGGAGCTGGACCTCTTTGGCAGGCTGCGCCGCGCCGCCGAGGGCGCCGCCGCCCGCAGCGAGGCGCAGGCCGCCGATCTGGCGCAGGCCCGCATCGTCGTCGCGGCCGAAGTGGCGCGCAACTACTTCGAGCTGCGCGGCGCCGAGCAGCGGCTGGCGGTGGCGCGCGCCAACCTGGTCAGCCAGCAGGACAGCCTGCGCGTGACCCAGGCCCTGGTGTCGGCCGGCCGCGGCGACGAGGGCGATCTGGCCAGCGCGCGGGCCGAACTGGAAACCGTGCAGGCCAGCGTGCCGGTGCAGGAGACGGCGCGGCGGCTGGCGCGCTACCGGATCGCGGTACTGGTGGGCCTGCGCCCCGTCGAACTGGGAGCGCTGGAAGCGGCCGGGCCGCTTGCGCCCCTGACGGCGCGGCTTCCCATCGGCGACGTGGGCACCTTGCTGTCGCGGCGCCCGGACGTGCTGGCCGCCGAACGCAATCTGGCCGCCGCGAACGCCGACGTGGGCGTCGCGACGGCCGACCTCTACCCGCGCATCGACCTGGGCGGCTTCCTGGGCTTTGTCGCGCTGCGCGGGGCGGACTTCGGTTCGGCGGCCAGCCGCGGATTCAGCGTGGCGGCCAGCGCCAACTGGCCAGCCTTCCATCTGCCGACGGCCTTCGCCCGCAAGCGCGGGGCCGAGGCGCGTCTGGACGGCGAGGCGGCGCGCTACGAACAGACGGTGCTGCGGGCGGTGCAGGAAGTGGAATCCGCGCTGGCGGAGTTCGGCCAGACGCAGCAGCGCCTGGGCAGCCTGGCGCAGGCCGCCGCGCACAGCGGGCGGGCCGCCGAACTGGCGCGGCTGCGCTACCGCGAGGGCAGCGCCCCGTATTTGACCGTCCTGGACGCGCAGCGTACGCTTTTGCGCGCCCAGGACGCCGTGGCCGTCGCCGAGACCGAGTCCTATACGCGCCTGGTCGCGCTGGTCAAGGCGCTGGGCGGCGGCTGGCAGGCGCCGCAGCCGGCGTCGGCGGTATCGGCGCCATCGCCGGCATCGGGGACGGGGGCCGGCCCCGGCTGA
- a CDS encoding LysR family transcriptional regulator, with protein MTLKQLEAFYWAATCASFAVAAERLHLSVSSLSKRLTELEDALGQPLFDRSGHKAVLTDAGQRLVPQARSLLAAADQLRASMAETPGLRGRCRFGVGELTALTWLPRLIGAVRAAYPELVLEPYVDIGQVLEQRVADGELDFAVIAGRSSRAGIASSPIGEARFSWAAAPSVLQPGDTRMTMALLARLPLVTLPEGAGTTRIIDDWLGGREAAGERLCCNNWGAIVGLLIEGTGVGLLPSHWADTLQAEGSLRVLHGEPELAALPYAFQYRRDDARPLVAMLRGTVAASADFSAPCRIP; from the coding sequence ATGACCCTCAAGCAGCTCGAAGCCTTCTACTGGGCCGCCACCTGCGCCAGTTTTGCCGTGGCTGCTGAACGGCTGCATCTGTCGGTGTCCTCGCTCTCCAAACGGCTCACCGAACTGGAAGACGCGCTGGGCCAGCCGCTGTTCGACCGCAGCGGCCACAAGGCCGTACTCACCGACGCGGGCCAGCGGCTGGTGCCGCAGGCCCGCAGCCTGCTGGCCGCCGCCGACCAGCTCCGCGCCTCCATGGCCGAGACGCCGGGCCTGCGCGGCCGGTGCCGTTTCGGCGTGGGCGAACTGACCGCGCTGACCTGGCTGCCGCGCCTCATCGGCGCCGTGCGCGCCGCCTATCCGGAGCTGGTGCTGGAACCCTATGTCGACATCGGGCAGGTGCTGGAGCAGCGCGTGGCGGACGGCGAACTGGACTTCGCCGTGATCGCCGGGCGCTCGTCCCGGGCGGGCATCGCTTCGTCGCCCATCGGCGAGGCGCGCTTTTCCTGGGCGGCGGCGCCCTCGGTGCTGCAACCCGGCGACACCCGCATGACGATGGCCTTGCTGGCCCGGCTGCCGCTCGTGACCTTGCCGGAAGGCGCGGGCACCACGCGCATCATCGACGACTGGCTGGGCGGACGAGAAGCCGCGGGCGAGCGCCTCTGCTGCAACAACTGGGGCGCCATCGTCGGCCTGCTGATCGAAGGGACCGGCGTGGGGCTGCTGCCCAGCCATTGGGCCGACACGCTGCAGGCCGAAGGCAGCCTGCGCGTCCTGCACGGCGAGCCCGAGCTGGCCGCCTTGCCCTACGCGTTCCAATACCGGCGCGACGACGCCCGGCCGCTGGTCGCCATGCTGCGCGGCACGGTCGCCGCCTCCGCCGATTTTTCGGCCCCCTGCCGGATCCCCTGA
- a CDS encoding metalloregulator ArsR/SmtB family transcription factor gives MSDSLSHPAAAMPHQPADRVLMTLKTRGPQSIAVIARAMDVTAEAVRQQMTRLHADGLVDAESRSAGRGRPTQIWFLTEAGHGRFPDTHAEMTVQMIAAVRQVFGEEGIDKLVQVRESAMFSSYRQAMQDAPGLKARLERLVGVRCAEGYMAELRQDGADFIFIENHCPICSAAKACMGFCRSELELFRKVLGEGVRVEREEHILAGARRCAYRVSERP, from the coding sequence ATGTCTGACAGCCTGTCCCACCCGGCCGCCGCGATGCCGCACCAGCCCGCGGACCGCGTGCTCATGACCCTGAAGACGCGCGGGCCGCAATCCATCGCGGTCATCGCGCGGGCGATGGACGTGACGGCCGAGGCGGTGCGCCAGCAGATGACGCGGCTGCACGCGGACGGGCTGGTCGACGCCGAAAGCCGCAGCGCGGGCCGCGGCCGGCCCACCCAGATCTGGTTCCTGACCGAGGCCGGCCACGGCCGCTTCCCGGACACCCATGCCGAAATGACGGTGCAGATGATCGCCGCCGTGCGCCAGGTGTTCGGCGAGGAAGGCATCGACAAGCTCGTGCAGGTGCGCGAAAGCGCCATGTTCAGCAGCTACCGCCAGGCGATGCAGGACGCGCCCGGCCTGAAGGCGCGGCTCGAGCGCCTGGTCGGCGTGCGGTGCGCGGAAGGCTACATGGCCGAACTGCGCCAGGACGGCGCCGATTTCATCTTCATCGAAAACCATTGCCCCATCTGTTCGGCCGCCAAGGCCTGTATGGGCTTTTGCCGCAGCGAGCTGGAGCTGTTTCGCAAGGTGCTGGGCGAGGGCGTGCGGGTCGAGCGCGAAGAGCACATCCTGGCGGGGGCGCGGCGCTGCGCCTACCGCGTCAGCGAACGGCCATGA
- a CDS encoding diacylglycerol kinase family protein, with product MTPSEQSLATAARPLTGTEPLFIVLNTGSGRGDAQVLQDTIRRILDEAGRRYDLMSVDDPSRLTDVARQAVKRAQDEQGVVIAAGGDGTLNAVAATVLGQGVPFGILPQGTFNYFGRTYGISQETEVALRGFLKGRIQPVQVGLLNGRPFLVNASLGLYPQLLEDREAYKQRYGRRRWVALWSGLVTLMREPRQLSLQLEFEGKARSLRSPTLVVGNNKLQLEHVGIDNEELDRNRLVAMAARPVGTLALYGLLLRGLLSRLGEAEHVISFAFDTMTVRVRGRRRVKVAMDGEISWMDTPLEFKVADDRLPLVVPTDAEYLDRS from the coding sequence ATGACGCCATCCGAGCAGAGCCTGGCTACAGCGGCTCGACCCCTCACGGGAACAGAACCTCTTTTCATCGTCCTCAACACCGGATCGGGGCGCGGCGACGCGCAGGTCCTGCAGGACACCATCCGGCGCATCCTCGACGAGGCCGGGCGGCGATACGACCTGATGTCGGTGGACGATCCGTCGCGCCTGACTGACGTCGCGCGGCAGGCGGTCAAACGCGCGCAGGACGAGCAGGGCGTCGTCATCGCCGCGGGCGGCGACGGCACGCTCAACGCCGTCGCGGCCACGGTCCTGGGGCAGGGCGTGCCCTTCGGCATCCTGCCGCAGGGCACCTTCAACTATTTCGGCCGCACCTACGGCATCTCGCAAGAGACCGAAGTCGCCCTGCGCGGCTTTCTGAAAGGCCGCATCCAGCCGGTGCAGGTCGGCCTGCTCAACGGCCGGCCGTTCCTCGTCAACGCCAGCCTCGGCCTGTATCCGCAACTGCTCGAAGACCGCGAAGCCTACAAGCAACGCTACGGCCGCAGGCGCTGGGTCGCCCTGTGGTCGGGCCTGGTCACGCTGATGCGCGAACCGCGCCAGCTCAGCCTGCAGCTCGAGTTCGAGGGCAAGGCGCGCAGCCTGCGGTCGCCAACGCTCGTGGTGGGCAACAACAAGCTGCAGCTCGAGCACGTCGGCATCGACAACGAAGAGCTCGACCGCAATCGGCTGGTCGCCATGGCCGCGCGCCCCGTGGGCACGCTTGCCCTGTACGGCCTGTTGCTGCGCGGCCTGCTCAGCCGGCTGGGCGAGGCCGAGCATGTCATCAGTTTCGCCTTCGACACAATGACGGTGCGCGTGCGCGGCCGCCGGCGGGTCAAGGTCGCGATGGACGGCGAGATCTCCTGGATGGACACGCCGCTCGAATTCAAGGTGGCGGACGATCGCCTGCCCCTGGTGGTGCCGACGGACGCCGAGTACCTGGACCGCTCATGA
- a CDS encoding MexW/MexI family multidrug efflux RND transporter permease subunit — MKFTDLFVRRPVLALVVSTLILLLGIKALSGLPVRQYPLTESTTITITTQYPGASPDLMQGFVTQPIAQSVATVEGIDYLSSSSTQGRSVITVRMKLNADSNKAMTEVMAKVNEVKYRLPQDVYDPVLVKSAGEATAVAYVGFSSTDLSLAALTDYLSRVVQPQLSSIDGVASVELYGGQKLAMRVWLDPNRMAARGISAGELAEALRENNVQAAPGQAKGLYVVSNIQVNTDLVSVAEFRDMVVKREGDAIVRLGDVATVELGAASTDSSGLMDGEPAVYFGLNATPVGNPLVIVKRLNELLPNIKQNLPPGTSVQVPFELARFISASIDGVTQTLLEAIVIVVAVIFLCLGSLRAVLIPVVTIPLSMLGGAAIMALFGFSVNLLTLLAMVLAIGLVVDDAIVVVENVHRHIEEGKSPVRAALIGAREVAGPVIAMTITLAAVYAPIGLMGGLTGSLFKEFAFTLAGAVVVSGVIALTLSPVMSSFLLNGRVADGWMARKAEHFFGRLGDAYGRVLDVSLHHRWVTGVLAVAVLASLPFLYNAAQQELAPVEDQSTVLTAIKSPQQANIDYVEKFGRKWDDVMKTLPEQKGRWLINGSDGVSNSIGGVDFVDWQDRTRSADEIQADMQSMANQIEGSNIFAFQLPSLPGSTGGLPVQMVLMSASDYAVVYEAMEGLKRAARESGLFMVVDSDLDYNNPVVQLKVDRAKANSLGVTMKAIGDTLAVLVGENYVNRFGMDGRSYDVIPQSSPEQRISPQALAQYHVKSATGAQVPLSNLVSVSMGVEPNKLTQFNQLNAATFQAIPMPGVTMGDAVQFLTQQAQALPAGFSYDWQSDARQFSQEGSALMITFIFAIIVIYLVLAAQYESLRDPFIILVSVPMSICGALIPLALGMATVNIYTQIGLVTLIGLISKHGILMVEFANEMQVSHGLDRRAAMEQAARIRLRPILMTTAAMVMGLIPLLFATGAGANSRYSLGLVIVVGLLVGTLFTLFVLPTVYTVFARDHRAAHDTPRARELAQADAEDGRATGAAAWH, encoded by the coding sequence CACCGTGCGGATGAAGCTGAACGCCGATTCCAACAAGGCCATGACCGAGGTGATGGCCAAGGTCAACGAAGTCAAGTACCGGCTGCCGCAGGATGTCTACGACCCCGTCCTGGTCAAGTCCGCTGGCGAGGCGACCGCCGTCGCCTACGTGGGCTTTTCCAGCACCGACCTGTCGCTGGCCGCGCTGACCGATTACCTGTCGCGCGTGGTGCAGCCGCAGTTGTCGTCCATCGACGGCGTGGCCAGCGTCGAGCTGTACGGCGGCCAGAAGCTGGCAATGCGCGTATGGCTGGACCCCAACCGCATGGCGGCGCGCGGCATCTCCGCCGGGGAACTGGCCGAGGCGCTGCGCGAGAACAACGTGCAGGCGGCGCCGGGCCAGGCCAAGGGCCTGTACGTGGTGTCCAACATCCAGGTCAACACCGACCTGGTCAGTGTGGCCGAATTCCGCGACATGGTGGTCAAGCGCGAAGGCGACGCCATCGTCCGGCTGGGCGACGTGGCCACCGTGGAACTGGGCGCCGCCTCCACCGATTCCAGCGGTCTCATGGACGGCGAGCCCGCCGTGTATTTCGGCCTGAACGCCACGCCGGTCGGCAATCCGCTGGTCATCGTGAAGCGCCTGAACGAACTGCTGCCCAATATCAAGCAAAACCTGCCGCCGGGCACCAGCGTGCAGGTGCCGTTCGAGCTGGCGCGCTTCATCAGCGCGTCCATCGACGGGGTGACGCAAACGCTGCTCGAAGCCATCGTCATCGTGGTGGCGGTGATCTTCCTGTGCCTGGGATCCTTGCGCGCCGTGCTGATCCCGGTGGTGACCATCCCGCTGTCCATGCTGGGCGGCGCGGCCATCATGGCGCTCTTTGGCTTCAGCGTGAACCTGCTGACCCTGCTTGCCATGGTGCTGGCGATCGGGCTGGTGGTGGATGACGCCATCGTCGTGGTCGAGAACGTGCACCGCCACATCGAGGAGGGCAAGTCGCCCGTGCGCGCCGCGCTCATCGGCGCCCGCGAAGTGGCGGGCCCGGTGATCGCCATGACCATCACGCTCGCGGCGGTCTACGCCCCGATCGGGCTGATGGGCGGGCTGACCGGCTCGCTCTTCAAGGAGTTCGCGTTCACGCTGGCGGGGGCGGTGGTCGTGTCCGGCGTGATCGCGCTGACGCTGTCGCCGGTGATGAGCTCGTTCCTCCTGAACGGCCGGGTCGCCGACGGTTGGATGGCCCGCAAGGCGGAACACTTCTTCGGACGCCTGGGTGACGCCTACGGGCGCGTGCTGGACGTGTCGCTGCATCATCGCTGGGTCACCGGCGTGCTGGCGGTGGCGGTGCTGGCCAGCCTGCCATTCCTGTACAACGCCGCGCAGCAGGAACTGGCGCCGGTCGAGGACCAGTCCACGGTCCTTACCGCCATCAAGTCGCCGCAGCAGGCCAACATCGACTATGTCGAAAAATTCGGCAGGAAGTGGGACGACGTCATGAAGACGCTGCCCGAGCAAAAGGGGCGCTGGCTGATCAACGGCTCCGACGGCGTCTCCAACAGCATCGGCGGCGTGGACTTCGTGGACTGGCAGGACCGCACGCGCTCGGCCGACGAGATCCAGGCCGACATGCAATCCATGGCGAACCAGATCGAGGGCAGCAACATCTTCGCCTTCCAGTTGCCGTCGCTGCCGGGGTCCACCGGCGGGCTGCCGGTGCAGATGGTGCTGATGAGCGCCTCCGACTACGCCGTGGTCTACGAGGCCATGGAAGGCCTGAAGCGGGCCGCGCGCGAAAGCGGCCTGTTCATGGTGGTGGACAGCGACCTGGACTACAACAACCCCGTCGTGCAGTTGAAAGTGGACCGCGCCAAGGCCAACAGCCTGGGCGTCACCATGAAGGCCATCGGCGACACGCTGGCGGTGCTGGTGGGCGAGAACTACGTCAACCGCTTCGGCATGGACGGACGTTCCTATGACGTCATTCCGCAAAGTTCCCCCGAGCAGCGCATCTCGCCGCAGGCGCTGGCGCAGTACCACGTCAAGAGCGCCACGGGCGCGCAGGTGCCGCTGTCCAACCTGGTGTCGGTCTCGATGGGCGTGGAGCCCAACAAGCTCACGCAGTTCAACCAGTTGAACGCCGCGACGTTCCAGGCCATACCCATGCCGGGCGTCACCATGGGCGACGCCGTGCAGTTCCTGACGCAGCAGGCCCAGGCGCTGCCCGCGGGCTTCAGCTATGACTGGCAGTCCGATGCGCGCCAGTTCTCGCAGGAAGGCTCGGCCCTGATGATCACCTTCATCTTCGCCATCATCGTCATCTACCTGGTGCTGGCCGCCCAGTACGAGAGCCTGCGCGATCCGTTCATCATCCTGGTGAGCGTGCCCATGTCCATCTGCGGCGCGTTGATTCCCCTGGCGCTGGGCATGGCCACGGTGAACATCTACACGCAGATCGGCCTGGTGACGCTGATCGGGCTGATCAGCAAGCACGGGATCCTGATGGTGGAATTCGCCAATGAAATGCAGGTCAGCCATGGCCTGGACCGGCGCGCGGCGATGGAGCAGGCCGCACGCATCCGCCTGCGGCCCATCCTGATGACCACGGCCGCCATGGTCATGGGCCTGATCCCCTTGCTGTTCGCCACCGGCGCGGGCGCGAACAGCCGCTACAGCCTGGGCCTGGTCATCGTGGTGGGCCTGCTGGTGGGCACGCTCTTCACGCTGTTCGTGCTGCCCACCGTCTACACCGTTTTCGCCCGCGACCACCGGGCGGCCCACGACACGCCGCGCGCCCGCGAACTGGCGCAGGCCGACGCCGAGGACGGGCGCGCCACGGGCGCGGCCGCCTGGCACTGA
- a CDS encoding ABC transporter substrate-binding protein: MRKLCLAMAMAGMLATGLAQAQSTLRIGLQDDPDVLDPARARTFVGRIVFASLCDKLVDITPDLKFVPQLAQSWTVGPDKKTLTFKLRTDAVFHDGTPVNAAAVKANLDRARTLPDSNRKSELATVASVDAPDDQTVVLNLSEPDASLLSQLSDRAGMMISPDSFDKDPGGKPVCSGPYQFKERVQNDRIVLEKFPKYWDAANYHFDRLVYTPIPDNTVRLNNLRAGDLDIIERVAPSDTKAVKDDPSLRLAPVTGLGFQSISVNIANGARADHPLAKDKRVRQALDLAIDRDVLNQVIGEGMFQPAYQPFPPASFAYNKSFDRAGRDPKKAQALLKEAGYDRVKVEITFGNNTTMQQVFELVQAMGAEAGFDITLRPVEFASLQSSLARGDFQVGQNGWSGRVDPSGNIHQYLSCKGNLNDGKFCDAGIDKLLNDARAEADTAKRRAMYDQVLTAMQDQRPIIYLFYLPWTFGVQSKVEGFVPYPDGLIRLKGVSRK, translated from the coding sequence ATGCGTAAACTCTGCCTCGCCATGGCCATGGCGGGAATGCTGGCCACCGGATTGGCGCAGGCCCAGTCCACCTTGCGTATCGGGCTGCAGGACGACCCGGACGTGCTGGATCCGGCCCGCGCCCGCACGTTTGTCGGCCGCATCGTGTTCGCGTCGCTGTGCGACAAGCTGGTCGACATCACCCCCGACCTGAAGTTCGTGCCCCAGCTCGCGCAGTCCTGGACCGTCGGCCCGGACAAAAAGACGCTGACCTTCAAGCTGCGCACGGATGCCGTCTTCCATGACGGCACGCCCGTCAACGCCGCCGCCGTCAAGGCCAACCTGGACCGTGCCCGCACGCTGCCGGACAGCAACCGCAAGAGCGAGCTGGCCACCGTCGCCAGCGTGGACGCGCCGGATGACCAGACCGTGGTGCTGAACCTGTCGGAGCCGGACGCTTCCCTGCTGTCCCAACTGTCCGACCGCGCCGGCATGATGATTTCGCCCGACAGCTTCGACAAGGATCCCGGCGGCAAGCCCGTGTGCTCGGGTCCGTACCAGTTCAAGGAGCGCGTGCAGAACGACCGCATCGTGCTCGAGAAATTCCCCAAGTACTGGGACGCGGCCAATTACCACTTTGACCGCCTCGTCTACACGCCGATTCCGGACAACACCGTGCGCCTGAACAACCTGCGCGCGGGCGACCTGGACATCATCGAGCGCGTGGCGCCCAGCGACACCAAGGCCGTCAAGGACGATCCCAGCCTGCGTCTGGCGCCGGTGACCGGCCTGGGCTTCCAGTCCATCTCGGTGAACATCGCCAACGGCGCGCGCGCCGACCATCCGCTCGCCAAGGACAAGCGCGTCCGCCAGGCGCTGGATCTGGCCATCGACCGCGACGTGCTGAACCAGGTGATCGGCGAAGGCATGTTCCAGCCGGCGTACCAGCCGTTTCCGCCGGCCAGCTTCGCCTACAACAAGTCGTTCGACCGCGCGGGCCGCGATCCCAAAAAGGCGCAGGCCCTGCTGAAGGAAGCCGGCTACGACCGCGTCAAGGTCGAGATCACCTTCGGCAACAACACCACGATGCAGCAGGTCTTTGAACTGGTGCAGGCCATGGGCGCCGAAGCGGGCTTCGACATCACCCTGCGTCCCGTCGAATTCGCCTCGCTGCAATCCTCGCTGGCGCGCGGCGACTTCCAGGTCGGCCAGAACGGCTGGTCCGGCCGCGTCGATCCCAGCGGCAATATCCACCAATACCTGAGCTGCAAGGGCAACCTGAACGACGGCAAGTTCTGCGACGCCGGCATCGACAAGCTGCTCAACGACGCCCGCGCCGAGGCCGACACCGCCAAGCGCCGCGCCATGTACGACCAGGTGCTGACCGCGATGCAGGACCAGCGTCCCATCATCTATCTGTTCTACCTGCCCTGGACGTTCGGCGTGCAGAGCAAGGTGGAAGGGTTTGTGCCCTATCCCGACGGCCTGATCCGCCTCAAGGGCGTATCCAGGAAGTAA
- a CDS encoding gamma-glutamyltransferase family protein, whose protein sequence is MFTTRPEILGTFGVVTSTHWLASSAGMSLLERGGNAFDACVASAFVLQVVEPHLVGPAGEVPAVFYSARTRKVEVLCGQGTTPAAATLERYRAEGLKLIPGNGLLATVIPGAFDAWMLLLRDHGTMRVRDVLEPAIYYAEHGHALMPRISNTIAGLKDFFQTHWPTTAQVYVPGGQVPQARKLFRNPALARTWTRVLQAAEAAGADRERQIEAARDAFYRGFIAEEIDRFARNTDVMDESGTTHRGVITADDLAGWSASYDTPLTYDYHGYTVAKAGAWSQGPVFLQTLAILKDMDLAGVSPTSAEFIHRVTEAMKLAFADREAYYGDPAFIDVPLDHLLSDAYSAERRKLIGETASRDLLPGRVPGFEAQVARVMDTLERLSPVTAPGSATNEPTLADMRASAKRGDTTHVDVIDRWGNMISATPSGGWFQSSPVIPALGFGLNTRAQMFWLEEGLPGTLAPGKRPRTTLTPSLALRDGVPYLAFGTPGGDQQEQWQLLFFLRHVHHGLNLQEAIDLPMSHTMHFPTSFYPRDRKPGHLALEASFGAEVIEALRRRGHQIEEVPEWSVGRLTAASRDPDGLLHAAATPRLMQAYAVGR, encoded by the coding sequence ATGTTTACGACTCGCCCGGAAATCCTCGGCACCTTCGGTGTCGTGACGTCCACCCATTGGCTGGCCAGCTCGGCCGGCATGTCGCTGCTGGAGCGCGGCGGCAATGCGTTCGATGCCTGCGTCGCCTCGGCGTTCGTGCTGCAGGTCGTCGAACCCCACCTCGTGGGGCCGGCCGGCGAAGTGCCGGCCGTCTTCTATTCCGCGCGCACCCGCAAGGTCGAGGTGCTGTGCGGGCAGGGCACGACGCCCGCCGCCGCCACGCTCGAGCGCTACCGCGCCGAAGGCCTCAAGCTCATTCCCGGCAACGGCCTGCTGGCCACCGTGATCCCGGGCGCCTTCGACGCCTGGATGCTGCTGCTGCGCGACCACGGCACGATGCGCGTGCGCGACGTGCTAGAACCCGCCATCTACTATGCCGAGCACGGCCACGCCCTGATGCCGCGCATCTCCAACACCATCGCCGGCCTGAAGGACTTCTTCCAGACGCACTGGCCCACGACCGCCCAGGTGTACGTGCCGGGCGGCCAGGTGCCGCAGGCCCGCAAGCTGTTCCGCAACCCGGCGCTCGCCCGCACCTGGACCCGCGTGCTGCAAGCGGCCGAAGCGGCCGGCGCCGACCGTGAACGCCAGATCGAGGCCGCGCGCGACGCGTTCTACCGCGGCTTCATCGCCGAAGAAATCGACCGTTTCGCCCGCAACACCGACGTCATGGACGAAAGCGGCACGACCCACCGCGGCGTCATCACGGCCGACGACCTGGCCGGCTGGTCCGCCAGCTACGACACGCCGCTCACCTACGACTACCACGGCTACACGGTCGCCAAGGCGGGCGCCTGGAGCCAGGGCCCCGTGTTCCTGCAGACGCTGGCCATCCTGAAGGATATGGACCTGGCTGGCGTCAGCCCCACCAGCGCCGAGTTCATCCACCGCGTCACCGAGGCCATGAAGCTCGCCTTTGCGGACCGCGAAGCCTATTACGGCGATCCGGCCTTCATCGACGTGCCGCTGGACCATCTGCTTTCGGATGCCTACAGCGCCGAACGCCGCAAGCTGATCGGCGAGACCGCATCGCGCGACCTGCTGCCGGGCCGGGTGCCCGGCTTCGAGGCCCAGGTGGCCCGCGTCATGGACACGCTCGAACGCCTGTCGCCCGTGACCGCGCCGGGCAGCGCTACGAACGAGCCGACGCTCGCCGACATGCGCGCCTCGGCCAAGCGCGGCGACACCACGCATGTGGACGTCATCGACCGTTGGGGCAACATGATCTCGGCGACGCCTTCGGGCGGCTGGTTCCAGTCCTCGCCCGTCATTCCGGCGCTTGGGTTCGGCCTGAACACCCGCGCCCAGATGTTCTGGCTGGAAGAGGGCTTGCCGGGCACGCTGGCGCCGGGCAAGCGTCCGCGCACCACGCTGACCCCGTCGCTGGCGCTGCGCGACGGCGTGCCTTACCTGGCGTTCGGCACGCCGGGCGGCGACCAGCAGGAGCAGTGGCAGTTGCTGTTCTTCCTGCGTCACGTGCACCATGGCCTGAACCTGCAGGAAGCCATCGACCTGCCCATGTCGCACACCATGCATTTCCCCACGTCCTTCTATCCCCGTGACCGCAAGCCGGGGCACCTGGCGCTGGAGGCCAGCTTCGGCGCCGAGGTGATCGAGGCGCTGCGCCGCCGCGGGCACCAGATCGAGGAAGTGCCGGAATGGTCGGTGGGACGGCTGACCGCGGCCTCGCGCGATCCCGACGGCCTGCTGCACGCGGCGGCCACGCCGCGCCTGATGCAGGCCTACGCGGTCGGGCGCTGA